The Sebastes umbrosus isolate fSebUmb1 chromosome 1, fSebUmb1.pri, whole genome shotgun sequence genome includes the window acatacattaGAAGAAATGCTACATAGAAGAAATATCATCATGTAATGTCATAcgttggaattacataaataataCTTATAGACCTAGAATGTGACGTCTGAGGCTGCAGGCGCTGATACTATGAGACCGACCTGAGAAATCTTAGTCTCACATATTTGTCTTTTGCCTTCCAACATTTGCTTCTCGATGTGACATTTGCTACCCGCTGATGACAGGTTGGATGACAAAGACTCTGTGGATATTCATGACAACCCCCCTCTCCCTGATAATGTGGTGAAAGAGGAGGACAACACGGTGAGACATCCAATATGCACAACACACCAtgtggcacacacacatcaataggctgtttactgtttatcagtGCCAAGTTACTCTGAACAACAAGTGATACATGACATTAGGAATTATTCATGTCTGATTAACATTGGAGCTTATGTTTTATAGGAATCACTGGttgaatacaataaaaaaaaacatattttctcctgtaCCTCTAACGGTATCTAGTCATGCAGATAGCTTTGGATTTATTTGCTCAGGTTCATGTCTGCCCCACTGTTTATCCTAACATTTTATTCAATGGTATTACCTGCTAAAACATGtgtaattattactttttaaatgtatttcattgtgTTAAATCCTTAACATCTCCAGtagcaaaaatgtgaaatgaatgaAGATTTTATATATTCAAAATAGGAAATTGGCTGaatggaaataaaaagaaaacttaaCTGGAGCGGGAAAGAAAATCTGCTGCTGGTAGACAAAATACATTGGAGAAATCATACCATAAAGATAATTTAGTAACACATTAACAAGAACTCTTGTGAATTATACATATTGCTTCAGCTAACACATATAAAAGCATCAATCATAACACTTAAGACCCCTCTGGAGTCCTCTTAAATTAGTTTAGTGTTTTTACATCAAAAgcaatttgataaaaaaaaataaaaatggatggATTATGGATTTTTACTTTcatctttcagtccaaaatctcacttttttagcAGTTTGATGAATGTGAACCCTGGACAACAAAACAATATGAATACTCAGATACCACCGGAGGAATGTCTGTAGTTTAGGAAtatgggtgaactgacccttatAACATATATTGATTTGTATTCATTCAGCCTAATTTATTGTTAGcactcatacagtatgtttggaCAGATATCACAACGCCTGTTTTTTGCTGCTCTCTTGATTTGTGAAAGATAGCCAAAATGGGTTTgactaagggtgctttcacatcagggacccgggcccagatccgagtacacttgaccccaaagtccagttcgtttgattagtgtgaacacTCCATACCCTTCGTCGATATAGTCGACTCTAAACCGCCGAATGTACTGAGATGTTGTGCCGTGTGTGTTTAGGAATCCTGACAGCTAAATAGAGGTGCAGAGTGATGCTGCTGTAATGTGTGAACTCTCTCCGGTATTATCAGTTATTGTAATGTAAATCCACAGCCTGGCGGCCTCAGGACGCCTCTAATCCTGCCAGTGATGGAGAATCAGAGTCAGTTCAGTCTGTCAGGCGTCcctctgggtgtgtgtgtgtgtgtgtgcgtgtgtgacatCCATATGGCTCTGATGGACTAGACTGTAGTATATTTAGGAGTAGCAATGTCAATGTGTAGCTTTGTTACATTCAGTTGGGAATTCTGTCGGTCTCCGTTGAAGGCTATTTCAAGATCTAAGCCCTTTCAGTCTATCCCGCCTGTGgattacatgtgtgtgtgtgtgtgtgtgtgtgtatgagcatACAAAAGCGTACAAAAAACTCCCAGCGTCATGCAGAATTACTTCCTAAACTCAATTTATGAATTTTAgctaaataaaagtaaaaccagacatacagtagttttgatatgtgtttgtgtttgtagtcattcacagatctgtctctgtctgataTGATACAGTTTGTGTGAacagacacaccagacagaCTCCGACTCAGACCGCAGGGTGGTTCAGTATTAATAGCATCGTTCTCATATACATCTGTCAGAGTGCTGGTGGTGCAGGATACTGGGACTGTTTGGGTTAAATAAAAGGGGCAAAGAGGAGAGAACAATTCAATGAAATACCAACACTGAatcattaaaggttctctatacaatattcagagcattaatataacagctaacaagtatttgctatgtaaagctATAGAGAAGGCTTTATGATATACACCATCGTTGGCCTTTATCTGCTGTTACACCCAATCTAGGTCCATTGAGTTTCATGTTTTGCCTTCTAGCAGTtcaatactgtacatgtatgaccaatttttgtttttgctctgtTGTGATTCCTCACCTGTCTACAGGTATATTTCATCTATGACGAGGAGGTAGAGGACGACGACAAAGAGGAACCACCTCCTGCAGAACCAGTCAAACCAGTCAACGACAAACCTCACAAGTTCAAAGACCACTATTGCAAGAAACCAAAGTTTTGTGATGTCTGCGCACGCATGATAGTGTGTACGTCCATCTTGTCTCTGTTTTCCTGCATGACAAAAGACGCAAGTGCATCgtgatctttaaaaaaatgagtcTTCCTGATataattttgctttattttggtTTTCTCTCCAGTAAACAATAAGTTTTCTTTGCGATGTAAGAACTGCAAAACCAGCATCCACCACCAGTGTCAGTCCTATGTGGAGTTCCAGAGGTGTTTTGGCAAAATTGTGAGCTCTGTGTTACAGAATACtggttttaaattaaaaaaatgtaatgttttaaaagaTATTTAGTGTAcatgctcctctcctctcctcatttagCCTCCAGGATTCAGAAGAGCCTACAGTTCTCCTCTCTACAGCAGCCAGCAGAATGCCACCGTCTCACAGCTGCTGCCCTTCTGTGAGTCATGCCCTTCTCGCTTGTAGTGTGAAGACAGCAttaaagtcaacgttcacttattttgaTCATGATGGttttgttttactaaacctaaccaagtagttttgttatattttttgttttgttttgtttcaatttacattaatcatgtgtttaaaactgtttaaaactacaACCGTAAACcgagagaaaatatgtttccttcaaAACTAAtagagaatgcagtttagttgaatGGGAACATAAAGACAGTAttcatgttttctctgtttattGATTGATGACGTTTGATTGGCAGCACAGTCAAACCGCACCGACCCTGTGTTTGAGACGCTGCGTATTGGTGTGATCATGGCCAACAAGGAGCGTAAAAAAGGGTCAGAGGACAAGaagaatgtgagtgtgaatgcaTTAATAACACTTCATACAACATGGTGGACAACACATGTTGCAATCACTTAATGTTTTAAAGCATTGTCAGTTTCTGCAACAGCCTGTTATATAGTACCATTcagctcgttctcattcccGTCGGCGTTCAATACTGACGCACAAGTCACCCTTGAGCGTCAGTAgaagacgcaccaggctttccattaactacgatgtaaacccatccacttcaatattaaatgctcagggaaagtgctgtggtgatgtggtttaaagagacaaagagacataCACGGTGGGgaaatgggtccaacaaacacaaggttttcatccaggagacggctgttcgtgtcctgtgcatcacgttacaatcagctgttcgttcatgtcccgtgttcaccactatcagtgtcattttcactgtaaaatgtatttttaagctcaaccatgttgttttttcctgaacctaactaagtggttttgtttcctgaaCATAAGCAAGTgaatttgtttaattcacaacattaagtatgtgtttactgcaaccaaaaagtgatgccaagggctCTGaaaaagcatcagtatgtgacgagttgggatgagaacgtgttgaactATTTCACTAGACTTTGATGTACCGGTAACCCCAGCCCTGGCTTTAGGTCACCAGGTTTTCTTCCTTTTGTCttcttcaaatgtatttttatatttgtttaatctgATTCTTAAAGGACATTCAGTTATAAACGGTGTTACAGTAAGTTCTTTATACATGCATTATGTATTGTTTATGTTAAATTgttcagatgatgatgatgatgatggaggatgatgagTCCCAGCCCAAACAGGAGGatgaaggaggtgaaggaggtaAATATCTGTTGAACAGCATTTTGCATTACAATATGCAGATCTTTTGTCAGACTTTTGcgtccagttttttttttttcaacaagcacctgaagaagtttttttttttggatgcaCACTATctaacaacagcaacaataaCATCAAATATCCTCTACAATAATGGAGATGTAGaataacatgtttgtttgtctcgtttttattattgttgtctgccagcaaacacagagggagacaaAAGAGGAGACAAGGCTCCTGCTGATGACAAGGTCAGAAATTGTGATGATTATGATGACAATGATGATGTCAATGAAAACTGAGTCAGCACTATgctttgtatgtttgtgttcaaCAGAGTAAAAAGCTTCAGACAGGGAAGATCGGCGTGTTCAGCCAGTCTCACTACTATCTGGCTCTGTACCGCTTCAAAGCCATAGAGAAAGATGATCTGGATGTTCAGTAAGGCCCTCGCCACACCTCACCtaatctctctgtgtctctaaaTCTCTCTCATACTTTTtgtgtcattattttaatacagtatgtaatgtcCTGTTTGTTTCCAAGTGCTGGTGACCGCATCACAGTGATAGATGACTCCAATGAGGAATGGTGGCGGGTGAGTCCTAGATTTATTTCTTACTTACGGGGAGGTTAAGGTGATGTTTTCATTCCTGTCTGCTCTCCAAAAGTtaggacattttacagacaacCATCCGGATGACTTGAGGATCAATTAAGTCGATTCTGCTCATACTCTAGGATTTTATTTTCGGAGATTATGGTGTGTTCATCAAGTCAGCTTCTTTAGAACATTGAGTTTAATATTTATGTAGTTGTAAAATCAATCGACAATCAAAGGACAAAATAAATACTCAGAGCTGTTGAGGGCTGTTCTTGGAGGGCTGTTCTTCAGTGTTGGGCTTCTAGTTCACAATGATACTTTTTCCACGAGCTGAGTTCCAGGTCAAGAACGTAACTCACAGTTAAAGCTTTCTCTCCGCCAGGGGAAGATCGGACAGAGAACGGGCTTCATTCCTGCCAACTACATCATCCGAGtgcgaggaggagagagggtcTACAAGGTGACACGCTCCTTCGTTGGCAACAAAGAGATGGGCCAAATCACTCTGAAGAAAGACCAGgttaacatacaaacacacaaagacacacactccTATGCAGACGCATGATTATATAACCAAACCATAAATGTTCCCACTATACATAAACCTAATCCCAGTCTTATCTCTTAAACTGaacacacaaaataaagcaTTGACAAATTGAAATATGTTGATGTGTATCTTTCTATggcttttaatacagtttatCCTCGTAGGTACagaaacacaaactcacacacactctctttactttacacacaaatgcacagaaGTAACGTCCACACCAGCATGCAGCCTAAAGCACTGTCTGGCCAGAGCTCAAATCAATTCTCTATAGATCGTTTGCTTAATTAAACTTAATCCGTTGATTTACATTCACTTGAGACTGTTGATGTTTCACACACcttaataattattagacactgatccagaggaggaagacaaaaataacaaacacagTAATTATGCAGTTCTTTACACCCGGGGTTTCAAAAAGTGAAGTGTAAGAAAACACATGGTGCTTTCCAGTTCAATGAATTAAACATGGCTTAGTTAATCATGTAAATACAGCCAtcatgtgtgttgacatgacaCCTATAAAagacacaaacgcacacacatacaagcatGTGTCATGTTGACATGAAGAGACAGATGTTGCAGTTTCACTGATTTACATTCGGTCACTAACATCTAACCTCACAGCTGTTTAAATTTAAGCCTGGCCTTCAATTAAACACTAACTTTAAATTATTGTTCCTATTGTGAAGACATGGAAACTGTTCATCAGCATGCATTGCTATCTGTTGTGGTGCCAaagttggacatttttcacttctACACATATAGTAATGGCTTCAACAAATCTGCAAATCAATATTTAAGAGATTTCAGGGACAAAATCCACAATTTTAAATAGCTAAATCTGGATTTTGTGCACACTTTGTACAAATCTGTTCTCACATTTTCTCCAACTGTTTTTATCTTTGGAGATTTGCGCACTTGTGTGCAGGCGAGCATCAAGGAAAAcaagtgtgtttgttgtgtgtgtcctCAGATCGTAGTAAAGAAGGGTGAGGAGGTAAACGGCTACCTGAAGGTCAGTACCGGACGGAAGCTCGGCTTCTTCCCCGCCGACCTGCTGCAGGAGATCTGAGGAGGAACGGCAGATGTCGCAAAGAAACCCCTGGCCATCTCCCTTCTCAGTTTCATCACCTGACACGCTTGTTCTTGGTCCAAAGTGACAAAAACACTTTACACTTGACTTTTGATTTCAACACACATTGGTATTTTTAGTTCTGTAAACGTCACACATGACCTTACAAAGCCTGCATGCAGAACATGTTGAGATGAATTTACTCAGTGTGGAGAGGCATGTGTTAAATAGGCAGAAAAATAACAGGATATAAATATAAAGGTTTGGTCAACAAATGCTCAGCCAAGACTGTAAAGCACAAAGGCCACTTTAACTGATTGTATTTGTAGGCATGTTTTGTATCTCTGATGTATTCTGACTAAATCACTGAAAGTCACTTTTAATATTGCAGGATTTGCTTTAGTTTTAGGACCTCTTGTTTTTAAGTTCACATATTTGAATGGCATTGCATCGGTGCATGTATCTGTGATTACAGTTAATTTAAACTTCATCACTATGTCCCCTATTGCCTGTTTTACCAGTAAACTGGAGTTAGATATGATATGATGAATGAATTTGTCAGCACACATGCACGTTTTTCCATCCGTtatcctcctgtgtgtgtgtagaagaaATGTCAAAGAAACTGAAAAACAGCAGTGAATCTGTGCTGAATCTGTTAGCAGTTAGTTATTTGAGTCATTCATAGTGAAACGAAGAATGCTTTCATTTCCTCACATGTCGGGTAAGAAAATGATACCATTCAAATGAGACAGAGGCATTTCCACAACTTCAAAAGGATGCAGAGCTATTTTCTGTAGCTACCCTGAATGCAGTGTAATTATCCATAGGAAACACTGTGGGGATGGTTTGCTATGTAAAGGGACAGCTCAGAGGTCAGGAATGCAGGGAATGGCATCTGTAGGTCCGAAGAGACGTTCCACTAGTGACTATAGGCCTGAATAACacgacaggcagacagacagacagacagacagacagacagacagacagacaggcagacagacagacagacagacagacagacagacaggcagacagacagacaggcagacagacagacagacagacagacagacagacaggcagacagacagaaagaggttCACTCTGGTTTCCTTTTCCATGCATCTCTTATTCACTGATTGTTTGTTAATACAATAAATCCTTTAATGCTTATACTTCCACTATTCTAGATAAGATTTCTGTTTCCTCCCCCtggtctcctctctctcacactctcaacGACCACGTTTGGATGCAGATGATGAGTTGCCTGGTCacgcctccttcctcctctgttgTCTGTCAGAGGAAAAGGGAGCAGCGTGGCCCGAGCAGGTAGCGCTGCCAGGCTTCAGCAGTCCTCTGATTGGACAACAGAGCACCCCTTCAGACACGGGTCACTTCCTCCTGGCAAACAGCCTCTGCTTCATGCCGCTCTGGACCGAGGGACCGCGTTGGATAGATATCACAGCTGCCATGTTGTCATCCCCGACCCCCCGACCCTGCCACTCCAGACAGGCAGGATGGAGGAGGGTTGCCAAAATGTTTGTGGATTTGAGTGGGTGGATgattttatatatgtgtgtgtgtgtctgtgtgtatttatatatatatgagtgcACTGGTGAGAGGGCAAGGGCATGGAAGGGGTCAACGGCATGATGCTGTGGCAATGAATCTGTTCAATTCAAGAGAATTTCATTTTTATCAACACTTCAAGAGCCAAACTTAGAGTCCAACTGAAGGTAaactttgattttatttattcgATCAGGTTAAAATCAAACAAAGGACACAAAAATAAcattgaaaagtaaaaaaaaaaaaatggctcaTTTATAACCTCTATGTAAATAATAGAGaacaatatttacatttgaCACGTCACATGGTCCTCAAGAGCAAATTGAGTTTGCTTCAGATGTTTGAACCCTTACATGATTCTGAACACCACTGCATCTTCTCATCTCAAAGTTGAGCTTATCAGCTTCATTTTCCCACTGGGAGACAGTTTGAAAGTTTACACATGCACATTTCCATGGCAACCGCCACAACTGGATTATATCTACTGCTGTTTCCAATGTCACAAATGACCTGTTAAGATTAGTTCTCACAATGCAAAAGATGCATTAAGAAAAATATGGAAGATGTCTGTGAACTCTGTAATTTAGGATCACTACGTTGCATAGAAAGATTTTTGGCCTGAtaagattttacattttcatttttaatactAAGTGCTTAAAAAAAGGCTTTCAGAGGCAATTAGTAATATTTCAGGACATTCAGGTTATCAGAAAATGCATTAATAGTTTCACTAAATACGTACTTTAAAACCAGCAAGGTGCAATAAAAACTAGTGAAAAGAAAATAGTAAAATCAATATTCTAA containing:
- the LOC119496102 gene encoding SH3 and cysteine-rich domain-containing protein 3-like isoform X1: MSHYDMLDDKDSVDIHDNPPLPDNVVKEEDNTVYFIYDEEVEDDDKEEPPPAEPVKPVNDKPHKFKDHYCKKPKFCDVCARMIVLNNKFSLRCKNCKTSIHHQCQSYVEFQRCFGKIPPGFRRAYSSPLYSSQQNATVSQLLPFSQSNRTDPVFETLRIGVIMANKERKKGSEDKKNMMMMMMEDDESQPKQEDEGGEGANTEGDKRGDKAPADDKSKKLQTGKIGVFSQSHYYLALYRFKAIEKDDLDVHAGDRITVIDDSNEEWWRGKIGQRTGFIPANYIIRVRGGERVYKVTRSFVGNKEMGQITLKKDQIVVKKGEEVNGYLKVSTGRKLGFFPADLLQEI
- the LOC119496102 gene encoding SH3 and cysteine-rich domain-containing protein 3-like isoform X2 translates to MSHYDMLDDKDSVDIHDNPPLPDNVVKEEDNTVYFIYDEEVEDDDKEEPPPAEPVKPVNDKPHKFKDHYCKKPKFCDVCARMIVLNNKFSLRCKNCKTSIHHQCQSYVEFQRCFGKIPPGFRRAYSSPLYSSQQNATVSQLLPFSQSNRTDPVFETLRIGVIMANKERKKGSEDKKNMMMMEDDESQPKQEDEGGEGANTEGDKRGDKAPADDKSKKLQTGKIGVFSQSHYYLALYRFKAIEKDDLDVHAGDRITVIDDSNEEWWRGKIGQRTGFIPANYIIRVRGGERVYKVTRSFVGNKEMGQITLKKDQIVVKKGEEVNGYLKVSTGRKLGFFPADLLQEI